In Pan troglodytes isolate AG18354 chromosome 20, NHGRI_mPanTro3-v2.0_pri, whole genome shotgun sequence, the genomic window AGGGTCCCCCATCAAAGggttcatgcctgaaatcccagcactttgggaggccaaggtggaggcaggaggatcgcttgagcccaggagttcgagaccagcctgggcaacatagggagaccccccttctctacaaaaaaaaaaaaaaattagccaggcatggtgatgcatgtctgtggtcccagctacttgggaggctgaagtgaaccATGATGGCACcaactgcactacagcctaggcaacagagcaagaccctgtctcaaaaaacaaacaaacaaacaaacaaacaaactctagACTTTTCTTCAAAGGAGCCACTGAGCCGGCTGCCTGCAGACAAAAGAGAAGAGTATCACCAGGGAACCCACCGAGGGACCCACCCGAGGCTGCATCCTGTCTTGGCTTCTCCTGGTTCTTGATGAACTTCGTGGCTCCTCCTTCCACGGCAAAGAGGGAGCTGAGTggcctctctctgtctttttttttttttgctctgctctgtcgcccaggctggagtgcagtgccgtgatctcggctcactgcatcctccacctcccggattcaagcaattctcttgcctcagcttcctgagtagctgggactacaggcacccgccaccacacccagctaatttttgtattttttgcagagacggggtttccctatgttggcaggctggtctcgaactcctgatctcaagtgacccacccacctcaacctcccaaagtgctggaattataggagtgagccactgcactcagctgagTGGCCTCTCTCTAGCCCAGTGGTGGATCCAGTATGGTCTGGAGTCAGcctgcttgggttcaaatccagacAGGCGCTACCCCGACTAGCGCTGTGTGACTCTGAGCAGTTTGCTTGATCTCTCTGAACTCACACCTCCATAAGAGTTTATagtaacttccacctcctgagcaGTCAAGTCTTTATGCCTGGAAAGTGCTCGGTGAAGATCAGCCATTACTTTTGGGAACACCGTGTCTAAGGGTGGGTATCTGGGTTCTTTGTAGCACCCTCAAACCATCTCTCCAGCTCCCCGGGAGGCACATACAATTGGGAGGATGTAGGAGCCTCCCACCACCTGCCAGGCTGTCTCTTTCAGAGAAAGCAGGGAGATCCCAGGCCGAGTTAATCCCTGGGAGGTGCAGGAGAGTTGCCCCTGGGAAAGATCCCGGTTGACCTCTGTTTTCTCCTGGCTCAGGCCGGGTTAAGGGTGTCAGGAGCACAGAATGGGAAGGTTGGCAAAGGATGAGTTACTCAGGCAGCAGCCCCCCTCCTGTTCCATCCAGCCCAGCCATGGGGCGCTCCTGGGGGAAATTGCTCCCTGAAAAGACACACCAACCACAGGAAACAGAAATTGAACCGTTTATTAGCCTAGGTCTGGGTTTCAGGCATTGCGGAGGCACGTCTGGGGAGCTCTATGAGGGGAAACAAGCCCCTGACTGGCTCCTTGCCCCCCAAAGACCCGCTCCCCCAGGCTTTGCATTCACAACAAATTACTCTGAGGCATGAGGTTTCCTTCCCCAAGGTGAGCTGCACCCCAGCTCTCCAGTGGGAGGATGGGCCAGCAATTCCAAAGGGGTCTGGGCAGGACCAGAGCTCCCCGACTTTGGCAGCTTCAACACAAACATGAGCAGACAGGACAGCATTCATTCTGGGGGAAATGTGACGAGGAGAGGAGGGTCACAGACATCACGCCTATGtgcacacgcgcgcgcgcacacacatacacacacacacacacacataaatatacgtTTGTACCGTAACATCCCTTCCATTATCCACAGGTTTTTGTGAAGTCCTTCTGGGGTGTTAGGGGAGAGTGTCCCCAGGAAATGTCCCTAGCCACTGCCACCCCCATGCTCCATTCTATATAACTTGAAAgaagaaggccgggcacagtggctcacgcctgtaatcccagcaattggggaggccgaggcgggcggatcacttgaggtcaggagtttgagaccagcctggccaacgtagtgaaaccctgtctctactaaaaatacaaaaattagccagacatggtggcaggtgcctgtagtcccagctactcgagaggctgaaggaggagaatcgcttgaacccgggaggtggaggtggcagtgaacggagattgaaccactgccacctcagcctgggtgacacagtgagactccatctcaaaaacaaaacaaaaatcttgaaactgtctcaaaaaaaaaatcttgaaagaagacaCAGCGGGGTTCTTGAAAGAAGGCACAGAGAAGGCTCAAGGCTTCTCTCTGCCTTGCTCAGGAGACCTGGTACcttagctggggctgcaggtgtgGAGCTGAGAATAGCTTGGGGGGTGGCTGTTTTTGAAAGGAGGGTGTCTGTGCAAATATCACACCCAGAATTTTCTCAAGTTGCGCCTTGCATCAAGAGTCCCAAAGTCCTCCCCAGCCACCCAAACTCGTTTTTCTCACTTTTGGTGATTATTCTGTGCCCCAAATAGTGCAACTGAGCAATGAGGTCTGAGAATGAGGAATGGACCTCAGCCgccatcccctccccacctccagccgTGGTTTCCGGGCCTCAGAGAGACGGGGAGAAGTCGTCAAGTGGCAGCTGATGAAATTTGGGGAAGCTGTGGATTTGGGCTCTGGATGGTCAGAGAGGAGGCCTCTAGCTCCTCAGGACAGTGGTTCTGTAGTCGCACGAAGTTGCCCAGAGAAGGTGGCAGGAGGAATACATTCGAAAAGGAGAAATCGGTGCAGGACTAGGGGCCAGggaagaaaatgcagaaattcTTTGTACcgccaggtgaggtggcttacgcctgtaatcccacactttgggaggccaacacgggcggatcatgaggtcaggagttcgagaccagcctggccaacatggtgaaaccccgtctctactaaaaatacaaaaaaaaaaaaaaaaaaaaaattacctgggcgtggtggtaggcacctgtaatcccagctactcaggaggctcaggctggagaatcgcttgaacctgggaggcggaggttgcagtgagctgagaccgtaccactgcactctccagcctgggcaacagagcgagacttcatctcaaaaaaaaaaaaaaaaaaaaaggccgggcacggtggctcacgcctgtaatcccagcactttgggaggccgaggcgggcggatcacgaggtcaggagatcaagaccatcctggctaacacggtgaaaccccatctctactaaaggtacaaaaaattagccaggtgtggtggcaggcgcctatagtcccagctacttgggaggctgaggcaggagaacgacatgaacccaggaggcggggcttgcggtgagccgagatcgcgccactgcactccagcctgggcagcagtgcaagattccgtctcaaaaaaaaaaaacaaaagaaatcctTTGTACCAGGTGGTAAAGTGCTCCTGACCTGAGCTCCCCTTAAATGCTGCCTGCCCTCACCCTGGCTCTTCACAGAtcccctgccctggcctccccagGATCCAGTTCTAAAGGGGTCACACTAGCCACTGGACTGGCCCTCAGGACCGCACTGCAACACTGCTATGTGACTAGTCAGTGCCTTATCTGGCCTTTCCAGGTGTGAAATATTTGCAACATCACCCAGGTCTGTGGGGCGGGGGCATCTGGCTCAGTAGCCCCACGTCTCTGTCTGGGGTCACCCAGTGGCCTCTCCATGAACCCCTCTGCCCTGGCCTGGTTGTTGGTCCACCCCCACCCTCAGACCACCGTGTTGCCCTCCAGAAACGTGGGTGACGTGGGCATGTGCATGCCCCTCTCCAGGGAGCTGGAGCTGCGGAGTGGCAGGAGGTGGTGGCCCGGGGTCCCGCCCCGCCTCCGTCCTTGCACCCCCACCCCCGGCCGACAGCACTGCAGCGGCCGAAGCACCTCCCGCCGCAGGTCCCGGCTGCGCCACGTGTAGATGACGGGGTTGAGCAGGGAATTCAGGGTGGAGAAGGCGAAAAAGTAGTGGGCTTTGTAGAGGATCGGGCAGGAGTGGACGGGACAGGCATAGTCCAGAAGGAGGATGCTGAAAGCGGGCAGCCAGCAGACGATAAAGACGCCTAGCACGATGGTGACCGTCTTGAGCAGGGCTAGCGTCTGCGGGGCGGCCACGTCAGCGTGGCTTGAGCGGACCACGCAGTAGATGCGCACGTACAGGGCCACGATGGCCAACAGGATGATGGAGAAGATGGTCACCACGCACAGCACATAATGCTTGGCGTAGAGAGGCAGGACAGTGGAGCAGGCCTCGAGGTGGCCCAGGCAGTTCCAGCCAAGGATGGGCAGGCCACCGAGGACCAACGA contains:
- the S1PR2 gene encoding sphingosine 1-phosphate receptor 2 isoform X1 — encoded protein: MGSLYSEYLNPNKVQEHYNYTKETLETQETTSRQVASAFIVILCCAIVVENLLVLIAVARNSKFHSAMYLFLGNLAASDLLAGVAFVANTLLSGSVTLRLTPVQWFAREGSAFITLSASVFSLLAIAIERHVAIAKVKLYGSDKSCRMLLLIGASWLISLVLGGLPILGWNCLGHLEACSTVLPLYAKHYVLCVVTIFSIILLAIVALYVRIYCVVRSSHADVAAPQTLALLKTVTIVLGVFIVCWLPAFSILLLDYACPVHSCPILYKAHYFFAFSTLNSLLNPVIYTWRSRDLRREVLRPLQCCRPGVGVQGRRRGGTPGHHLLPLRSSSSLERGMHMPTSPTFLEGNTVV
- the S1PR2 gene encoding sphingosine 1-phosphate receptor 2 isoform X2, which produces MGSLYSEYLNPNKVQEHYNYTKETLETQETTSRQVASAFIVILCCAIVVENLLVLIAVARNSKFHSAMYLFLGNLAASDLLAGVAFVANTLLSGSVTLRLTPVQWFAREGSAFITLSASVFSLLAIAIERHVAIAKVKLYGSDKSCRMLLLIGASWLISLVLGGLPILGWNCLGHLEACSTVLPLYAKHYVLCVVTIFSIILLAIVALYVRIYCVVRSSHADVAAPQTLALLKTVTIVLGVFIVCWLPAFSILLLDYACPVHSCPILYKAHYFFAFSTLNSLLNPVIYTWRSRDLRRESCTDFSFSNVFLLPPSLGNFVRLQNHCPEELEASSLTIQSPNPQLPQISSAAT